The proteins below come from a single Limnobaculum xujianqingii genomic window:
- a CDS encoding magnesium chelatase subunit ChlI family protein encodes MDELPEFERKVLDALREPLESGEIIISRANAKVCFPARVQLIAAMNPSPTGHYQGILSRSNPQQVMRYLNRLSGPFLDRFDLSIEVPLLPQGVLSQRREEGESSQSVRQRVLNARELQSKRSGKVNAQLSSKEVESNCKLNPEDALFLEHALLKLGLSVRGWHRILKVSRTIADLSGSEEISRSHIAEALSYRCMDRLLLQLYKAVG; translated from the coding sequence TTGGATGAACTACCTGAATTTGAGAGAAAAGTCTTGGATGCTCTCAGAGAGCCATTAGAGTCCGGTGAAATTATTATCTCCCGTGCAAACGCAAAAGTCTGCTTTCCTGCCCGGGTTCAACTGATTGCAGCAATGAACCCCAGTCCTACCGGACACTATCAGGGGATACTCAGTCGTTCGAATCCTCAGCAAGTTATGCGCTATCTAAACCGATTATCCGGACCTTTTCTCGATCGATTCGACCTGTCTATCGAAGTACCGTTGTTGCCTCAAGGTGTATTAAGTCAGCGTAGGGAAGAAGGGGAATCCAGCCAGTCTGTTCGACAACGAGTGTTAAATGCCAGAGAGCTTCAAAGCAAAAGAAGTGGCAAAGTAAATGCGCAGCTAAGTAGTAAAGAGGTGGAATCGAACTGTAAGCTAAATCCGGAAGATGCGCTATTCCTTGAACATGCCTTACTAAAGCTTGGGCTTTCTGTTCGTGGATGGCATCGCATTTTAAAAGTATCCCGAACTATCGCTGATTTATCCGGTAGTGAAGAAATTAGCAGAAGCCACATCGCTGAGGCTTTAAGCTATCGCTGTATGGATAGATTGTTGCTGCAACTTTATAAAGCTGTAGGATAA
- the ilvL gene encoding ilv operon leader peptide produces MKSVSQVISLVIISVVVIIIPPCGAALGRRMT; encoded by the coding sequence ATGAAGTCTGTAAGCCAAGTGATTAGCCTCGTAATTATTAGTGTGGTGGTGATTATTATCCCACCGTGCGGGGCAGCACTTGGACGAAGAATGACCTGA
- the ilvG gene encoding acetolactate synthase 2 catalytic subunit: protein MNGAQWVVHTLREQGVETVFGYPGGAIMPVYDALFDGGIEHLLCRNEQGAAIAALGYARATGKVGVCIATSGPGATNLITGLADALLDSVPVVAITGQVASPLIGTDAFQEVDVLGLSLACTKHSYLVESLEELPAIIAQAFATACSGRPGPVLIDIPKDIQLAAGDHLKPALFPVEELPKVSDADLALAREMITESKKPMLYVGGGVGMAQAVDALRTFTKVTGMPGVSTLKGLGAFDAQDPCYLGLLGMHGAKASNLAVQDCDLLVAIGVRFDDRVTGKLNAFAPNAKVIHMDIDPAELGKLRTPHVALQGDLNEILPALQQPMSIESWRKSVMTMKNEFAARYDHPGQPIYAPLLLKQLSDKKPENAVITTDVGQHQMWSAQHMSFTRPENFITSSGLGTMGFGIPAAVGAQMARPDDMVICVSGDGSFMMNVQELGTIKRKKLPIKIVLIDNQRLGMVRQWQQLFFDARYSETNLSDNPDFLMLAAAFGIPGQSISRKDQVEDALNAMLTSEGPYLLHVSIDELENVWPLVPPGAGNETMLEKVS from the coding sequence ATGAATGGGGCACAGTGGGTTGTACATACATTACGCGAACAGGGTGTTGAGACGGTTTTTGGCTACCCGGGTGGGGCTATTATGCCGGTTTATGATGCGTTGTTTGACGGCGGTATTGAACATTTGCTGTGCCGCAATGAGCAAGGTGCCGCGATAGCAGCGCTTGGCTATGCCCGAGCAACCGGAAAAGTTGGGGTTTGTATTGCGACTTCAGGCCCGGGAGCTACAAATTTGATCACCGGACTGGCAGATGCGTTATTGGATTCGGTTCCTGTTGTGGCTATCACCGGGCAGGTAGCCTCTCCACTGATTGGCACTGATGCGTTTCAGGAAGTTGATGTTTTAGGGCTATCGCTGGCTTGTACCAAACACAGTTATCTGGTGGAGTCACTGGAAGAGCTGCCTGCCATAATCGCTCAGGCTTTTGCTACCGCCTGTAGTGGTCGCCCCGGGCCGGTACTTATCGATATTCCAAAAGATATTCAATTAGCTGCTGGCGACCATCTTAAGCCTGCTTTATTCCCGGTTGAAGAACTTCCTAAGGTGTCCGACGCTGATTTGGCGCTAGCCAGAGAGATGATTACAGAATCCAAAAAACCAATGTTATACGTTGGTGGCGGTGTAGGTATGGCTCAGGCAGTTGATGCCTTGCGTACTTTCACCAAAGTAACGGGAATGCCAGGCGTATCTACTCTGAAAGGTTTAGGTGCTTTTGACGCGCAGGACCCGTGCTATTTGGGCCTGTTGGGAATGCATGGTGCCAAAGCCAGTAACTTAGCCGTACAGGATTGTGACCTGTTAGTGGCTATCGGTGTACGTTTTGACGATCGGGTAACCGGAAAACTCAATGCTTTTGCACCGAATGCAAAAGTTATTCATATGGATATCGATCCGGCTGAATTAGGTAAGTTAAGAACACCTCATGTTGCTCTGCAGGGAGATTTAAATGAAATATTGCCTGCGTTGCAGCAGCCAATGTCCATCGAGAGCTGGCGCAAATCGGTAATGACAATGAAAAACGAATTTGCTGCCCGCTATGACCATCCTGGCCAACCTATTTATGCCCCGCTATTGTTAAAACAGCTTTCTGATAAAAAACCTGAAAACGCCGTAATCACTACTGATGTAGGACAACATCAGATGTGGAGCGCTCAGCATATGTCATTTACCCGTCCGGAAAACTTTATTACATCAAGCGGTTTAGGAACCATGGGCTTTGGCATTCCGGCTGCAGTTGGTGCACAAATGGCTCGTCCTGACGATATGGTGATTTGCGTTTCAGGAGACGGCTCTTTCATGATGAATGTTCAGGAGCTGGGTACCATCAAGCGCAAAAAATTACCGATAAAAATAGTGCTAATTGATAATCAGCGTCTGGGTATGGTGAGGCAGTGGCAGCAACTGTTTTTTGATGCGCGCTATAGCGAAACCAATTTATCTGATAATCCGGATTTTCTGATGCTGGCCGCTGCGTTTGGCATCCCGGGACAGAGTATTTCTCGTAAAGATCAGGTTGAAGACGCTCTAAATGCAATGTTAACCAGTGAAGGTCCCTACTTGCTTCATGTCTCTATTGATGAATTAGAAAATGTTTGGCCTCTGGTTCCACCAGGTGCTGGTAACGAAACCATGCTGGAGAAAGTATCATGA
- the ilvM gene encoding acetolactate synthase 2 small subunit: protein MTEHQLYIQTRFRSEVLERLLRVVRHRGFRVCKMNMNQTGNGDNINIHLTVSSERPVNLLSSQLTKLADVNSVEILNQTSQQIRA from the coding sequence ATGACAGAACATCAACTTTATATTCAAACCCGCTTCCGCTCAGAGGTTTTAGAACGTCTACTGCGTGTTGTTCGCCACAGAGGTTTCCGGGTGTGCAAAATGAACATGAACCAGACAGGTAATGGAGATAATATAAATATTCATTTAACCGTTTCCAGTGAGCGTCCTGTCAATTTATTATCTTCTCAGTTAACTAAACTTGCGGATGTCAACAGCGTTGAGATCCTCAATCAAACATCACAACAAATACGCGCATAG
- a CDS encoding YifB family Mg chelatase-like AAA ATPase, with the protein MSLAIVHTRASIGIQAPAVSVEVHISNGMPNFTLVGLPEITVKEAKDRVRSALINSGFTFPPKKITVNLAPADLPKEGGRFDLPIALAILAASEQIPATKLEQHEFLGELALSGEIKPINGAIPAALAASRDDRILILSQGNSTEVALIEQGNNLIAANLTEVCHYLSDSETTLHKPATQAAQDDSLSLPDLKDIIGQEQAKRALEISAAGGHNLLLLGPPGTGKTMLATRLNALLPPLSAQEALESAAISSLVHTPQNSSNWRKRPFRAPHHSASMAALVGGEALYPDLVRFLWHITAYSFWMNYLNLREKSWMLSESH; encoded by the coding sequence ATGTCATTAGCTATCGTTCACACCCGAGCATCAATAGGAATTCAGGCTCCAGCCGTCAGTGTTGAAGTTCATATCAGTAACGGAATGCCCAATTTTACTTTAGTCGGCTTACCGGAAATAACGGTAAAAGAAGCAAAAGATCGGGTAAGAAGTGCATTGATAAACAGTGGATTTACTTTTCCACCTAAAAAAATCACGGTGAATTTAGCACCAGCAGATTTACCTAAAGAAGGAGGAAGATTTGATCTACCCATTGCGTTAGCCATACTGGCCGCCTCAGAACAAATTCCCGCAACAAAACTGGAGCAACATGAATTTTTAGGGGAACTCGCTCTTTCGGGAGAAATAAAACCAATTAATGGTGCCATACCAGCAGCTCTGGCTGCATCCAGAGACGATCGTATTTTGATTCTTTCACAAGGAAATTCCACTGAAGTGGCACTGATCGAGCAAGGTAATAACTTAATTGCCGCAAACCTGACTGAGGTATGCCATTACCTGTCAGACAGTGAAACTACACTTCATAAACCGGCTACACAAGCTGCTCAGGATGATTCATTATCCTTGCCTGATCTGAAAGATATTATTGGTCAGGAACAGGCAAAACGAGCACTGGAAATTTCTGCCGCCGGAGGGCATAACCTTCTGCTACTCGGCCCTCCTGGTACAGGTAAAACGATGCTGGCTACTCGCCTTAATGCGCTTTTACCACCTCTAAGCGCTCAGGAAGCTTTAGAGAGCGCAGCTATATCAAGCCTCGTCCATACACCACAAAATTCGTCAAACTGGCGTAAGCGGCCTTTCAGAGCCCCTCATCATAGTGCATCAATGGCAGCACTGGTGGGGGGGGAGGCTCTATACCCAGACCTGGTGAGATTTCTCTGGCACATAACGGCGTACTCTTTTTGGATGAACTACCTGAATTTGAGAGAAAAGTCTTGGATGCTCTCAGAGAGCCATTAG
- the ilvD gene encoding dihydroxy-acid dehydratase yields the protein MPKYRSATTTHGRNMAGARALWRATGMTDADFGKPIIAVVNSFTQFVPGHVHLRDLGKLVADQIHESGGVAKEFNTIAVDDGIAMGHGGMLYSLPSRELIADSVEYMVNAHCADAMVCISNCDKITPGMLMASLRLNIPVIFVSGGPMEAGKTKLSDKIIKLDLIDAMIQGANPDVSDEDSAQIERSACPTCGSCSGMFTANSMNCLTEALGLALPGNGSLLATHKDRKQLFLNAGKEIVALTKRYYEQDDASVLPRAIANKAAFENAMVMDIAMGGSTNTVLHLLAAAQEGEVDFTMNDIDRLSRKVPQLCKVAPSTQKYHMEDVHRAGGVIGILGELERADLLNRNTKNIMGLSLTETLDKFDIMLTNDNAVKTMFRAGPAGIRTTQAFSQDCRWDSLDDDRAEGCIRDKEHAYSQEGGLAVLNGNLAVDGCIVKTAGVDDEYLVFCGPAKVYESQEDAVDAILGKKVVAGDVVVIRYEGPKGGPGMQEMLYPTTFLKSMGLGKSCALITDGRFSGGTSGLSIGHISPEAANGGLIGLVRDGDMINIDIPKRSIVLDVSDTELAHRRQTEVARGDKAWTPTARERQVSFALRAYASLATSADKGAVRDKSKLGG from the coding sequence ATGCCTAAGTATCGTTCAGCTACAACTACACATGGTCGCAATATGGCAGGAGCCCGTGCTCTATGGCGCGCAACGGGTATGACCGATGCTGATTTCGGTAAGCCAATTATTGCCGTGGTGAACTCTTTTACACAGTTCGTACCGGGCCATGTGCATTTACGTGACTTAGGTAAGCTGGTTGCCGATCAGATTCATGAGTCAGGCGGTGTTGCCAAAGAGTTCAATACTATTGCGGTGGATGATGGTATCGCGATGGGACACGGAGGCATGCTCTATTCTCTTCCTTCCCGGGAGCTGATTGCCGATTCGGTAGAATACATGGTGAATGCCCACTGCGCCGACGCGATGGTGTGCATCTCTAACTGTGACAAGATTACCCCGGGAATGTTAATGGCGTCTCTGCGCCTGAATATTCCGGTTATTTTTGTTTCCGGTGGTCCGATGGAAGCAGGAAAAACCAAGCTATCAGACAAAATCATCAAGCTGGATCTGATTGATGCCATGATTCAGGGTGCCAACCCTGATGTCAGCGATGAAGACAGCGCTCAAATAGAACGTTCTGCCTGCCCTACCTGTGGCTCTTGTTCTGGTATGTTTACCGCAAACTCTATGAACTGCTTAACTGAAGCGCTGGGTTTGGCACTGCCGGGAAATGGTTCACTGCTGGCTACACATAAAGATCGTAAGCAACTTTTCCTGAATGCGGGTAAAGAGATTGTGGCATTAACCAAGCGCTATTATGAGCAGGATGATGCAAGCGTACTGCCTCGTGCTATTGCTAATAAGGCTGCGTTTGAAAATGCGATGGTGATGGATATCGCGATGGGGGGTTCTACCAATACCGTATTGCATCTTCTGGCTGCCGCGCAGGAGGGTGAAGTTGATTTCACCATGAACGATATCGATCGCCTGTCGCGCAAGGTTCCTCAGCTGTGTAAGGTTGCTCCAAGTACCCAAAAATACCATATGGAAGACGTTCACCGCGCCGGTGGTGTTATCGGTATTTTGGGCGAGCTGGAACGTGCAGACCTGTTAAACCGCAATACCAAAAACATCATGGGGCTAAGCCTGACGGAAACGTTAGATAAGTTCGACATTATGCTTACCAACGATAATGCCGTGAAAACCATGTTCCGGGCTGGTCCGGCAGGTATTCGTACCACTCAGGCTTTCTCTCAGGATTGTCGCTGGGATTCTCTGGATGACGATCGTGCAGAAGGCTGTATCCGTGATAAAGAACATGCTTACAGTCAGGAAGGTGGTCTGGCGGTATTAAACGGTAATCTGGCCGTTGATGGTTGTATTGTTAAAACCGCCGGTGTTGATGATGAGTATCTGGTATTCTGCGGTCCGGCAAAAGTATATGAAAGTCAGGAAGATGCGGTTGACGCTATTCTGGGCAAGAAAGTGGTTGCTGGTGATGTAGTAGTCATCCGCTACGAAGGTCCAAAAGGTGGGCCGGGTATGCAGGAAATGCTGTACCCAACGACTTTCCTGAAATCTATGGGACTAGGTAAAAGTTGTGCATTAATCACCGATGGCCGTTTCTCTGGCGGTACTTCCGGATTATCAATTGGTCATATTTCGCCGGAAGCAGCCAATGGCGGTTTAATTGGCTTGGTTCGTGATGGCGACATGATTAATATTGATATTCCAAAACGCAGTATTGTGCTGGATGTATCAGACACCGAGTTAGCCCATCGCCGCCAAACTGAAGTTGCCCGTGGTGATAAAGCCTGGACGCCAACAGCTCGTGAACGTCAGGTTTCATTCGCTTTACGCGCCTATGCCAGTTTAGCAACCAGTGCAGACAAAGGCGCCGTCAGGGATAAAAGTAAGCTGGGAGGCTAA
- a CDS encoding branched-chain amino acid transaminase codes for MSTKKADYIWFNGEMTPWADAKVHVMSHALHYGTSVFEGVRCYNTHKGPAVFRHREHMQRLRDSAKIYRMPVSYSVDELMAACRETLSKNNLTSAYIRPLVFIGDVGMGVNPPPGYKTDVIIAAFPWGAYLGEEALDQGIDAMVSSWNRSAPNTIPTAAKAGGNYLSSLLVGSEARRHGYTEGIALDVHGYVSEGAGENIFIIKDGVVFTPTLTSAALPGITRDAIMKLTKDLGFEIREQVLSRESLYLADEVFMTGTAAEITPVRSVDGIEVGIGRCGPITKQIQQRFFGLFNGQTEDKYGWLDLVNQ; via the coding sequence ATGAGTACGAAGAAAGCAGACTACATATGGTTCAATGGCGAAATGACCCCATGGGCTGATGCAAAAGTTCACGTGATGTCTCATGCATTACACTATGGTACTTCGGTATTTGAAGGTGTGCGCTGCTATAACACCCACAAAGGTCCTGCGGTTTTCCGCCATCGTGAGCATATGCAGCGCCTGCGTGATTCAGCAAAAATTTATCGTATGCCAGTTTCTTACTCTGTAGATGAATTGATGGCAGCCTGTCGCGAAACATTAAGTAAAAATAATCTGACCAGCGCTTATATTCGTCCGCTAGTGTTTATCGGTGATGTTGGTATGGGTGTTAACCCACCACCAGGATACAAAACGGATGTCATTATCGCCGCTTTCCCTTGGGGAGCTTATCTGGGAGAAGAAGCCTTGGATCAGGGTATCGATGCAATGGTTTCTTCATGGAACCGTTCTGCACCAAATACTATTCCAACCGCAGCAAAAGCCGGAGGTAACTATCTTTCTTCTTTACTGGTTGGTAGTGAGGCCCGTCGCCATGGTTATACCGAAGGTATTGCTCTGGATGTTCATGGCTATGTTTCTGAAGGTGCGGGCGAAAACATCTTCATTATTAAAGATGGCGTAGTCTTTACCCCAACCTTAACGTCTGCGGCTTTGCCGGGTATTACTCGTGATGCCATCATGAAGTTAACCAAAGATCTGGGCTTTGAAATTCGTGAACAAGTTCTGTCCCGTGAGTCACTCTATCTTGCCGATGAAGTGTTTATGACCGGTACCGCAGCCGAAATTACACCAGTACGCAGCGTTGATGGTATTGAAGTTGGCATTGGCCGCTGTGGCCCTATCACTAAGCAAATTCAGCAGCGCTTCTTCGGCCTGTTCAACGGCCAGACAGAAGACAAATACGGCTGGTTAGATTTAGTAAATCAATAA
- the hdfR gene encoding HTH-type transcriptional regulator HdfR, whose amino-acid sequence MDTELLKTFLEVSKTRHFGRAAESLYLTQSAVSSRIRLLESQLGVNLFTRHRNNIRLTAAGEQLLPYAENLMITWQQARSAITKSNQKKNTLSIGALPLIWETGLTDWLESLYSVHKNLQFDARVAPRNIQVQQLHERQLDLLITTEPSKMDELVSEKITTIPLQLVMSERKSSDKKRAYISLDWGMDFSQQEKEYFTQEIVPILTTSSALMAKQLLKNTAGCTFLPESWQRQHPELKPVLPLQSINLPLYAIWLQNSEHHQLIHKLISNFSVTEDSE is encoded by the coding sequence GTGGATACAGAATTACTAAAGACTTTTCTGGAAGTGAGCAAGACCCGTCATTTTGGTCGGGCGGCTGAATCTCTGTATCTCACACAATCAGCAGTGAGCTCTCGCATACGGCTGCTGGAAAGTCAGTTGGGCGTTAATCTTTTTACTCGCCACCGTAACAATATTCGACTCACAGCCGCTGGCGAACAGCTTCTGCCCTATGCAGAAAACCTGATGATCACCTGGCAACAGGCACGGTCGGCTATCACAAAAAGTAATCAAAAAAAGAATACGTTATCGATTGGTGCATTACCTTTAATTTGGGAAACCGGTCTGACAGACTGGCTTGAATCACTCTATTCAGTACATAAAAATTTACAGTTTGACGCCAGAGTTGCACCACGAAATATTCAAGTACAGCAACTTCACGAAAGACAGTTAGATCTTTTGATTACCACAGAGCCCTCCAAAATGGATGAGTTGGTCAGTGAAAAGATAACCACAATACCATTACAGTTGGTGATGTCTGAGCGTAAAAGCAGTGATAAGAAAAGAGCCTATATCTCCCTTGATTGGGGAATGGACTTTTCACAGCAGGAAAAAGAATACTTCACGCAGGAGATCGTACCAATCCTGACAACCAGTTCGGCGCTAATGGCAAAACAACTGTTAAAGAATACTGCTGGCTGTACTTTTTTGCCTGAATCCTGGCAAAGGCAGCATCCCGAGCTCAAACCTGTGTTACCACTTCAATCAATTAATCTGCCTTTGTATGCAATTTGGCTACAAAACAGCGAACACCATCAGCTGATTCATAAATTGATTAGTAATTTTAGTGTTACTGAAGATAGTGAATAA
- a CDS encoding DUF413 domain-containing protein translates to MAESFTTTHRFFDNKNYPRGFSRHGDFTIKEAQLLERLGYAFNELDLGKREPATEEEKLFVAVCRGEREPATESEKVWIKYLDRIRRPKRFHTLSGGKPQVDTVEDFNDTDD, encoded by the coding sequence ATGGCGGAAAGCTTCACTACGACGCATCGTTTTTTTGACAATAAAAATTATCCTCGCGGTTTTTCTCGCCATGGGGATTTCACCATTAAAGAAGCTCAATTGCTAGAACGTTTAGGTTATGCTTTTAATGAGCTTGATTTAGGTAAGCGTGAACCAGCAACAGAAGAAGAAAAATTATTCGTAGCTGTTTGCCGTGGAGAGCGTGAGCCAGCAACTGAGTCTGAAAAGGTATGGATTAAATACCTTGATCGTATTCGTCGCCCTAAACGTTTCCACACGCTATCTGGTGGTAAACCACAGGTAGATACTGTCGAAGACTTTAACGACACTGACGATTAA